The window ACCGCAGCGCACATCACGCGCCCGGACTCGCGCCGCCACGAACCGGCCTGGATGACGTAGCCGACCATTGCGCCAAAGAGCACGAGCACCGCCGCAAGCGGCGCGGCCATCACCAGGCAAATGATCCCCTCGAACGCGACCGCGAGCAATCCCACCGACGCGATGAACGCTGCAAGCACGGCCACGAGCATGCACTCCGCGAGATTTCGACGCTCCCGCATCCCATGGACCAGCACCGAGGCCAGCCCCATCACGAACGGCACGCCGACGAAAAGACCCCAACCATACTGGCGGAGCGCGCCCGCGCCGAGCGCCGTCGCCCCGATCGCAAGCGCCGTGGACACCGCCACGCCCATCACGGCGCTCCCCAGCATGCTGCGCGGCACCAGCCGCTCAAACCACCGCGGGGCGCGATGCCCCGGAAGCGGCGGCGGCTCGACGGCGCGGGGCAGGATCGACAGCGCCACGAAGAAAAACCACTTCAACAGCGGCACCACAAACATCACCACCATCCACAACGGCCACTTCAGCGAGCGGAGCCGCCTCAATGAAAGCACCACGCCCGTCCACAGGAATGGCAGCGCCATCGCGAGCAGCACGAGTTGCTGCGCCCTCGATTCCAGCAGCGTGACGATCGCCGCCGGTCCGGTCGCGCTGAAGTAATTCAGGACATGAATGTCTGTGTCGAACCACACACGAAACACGATGCGGTCGAGGTTGAACTTGATCGCCGTCAGCAGCAGCCCCCAGAACAAGTAGGCGCCACGGTCCACTTCGCCATCCCATCGCCAGAGGTCGGAGAGTTTCGGTTTCATGGGTCAGCCCTTTGGTTCAGGTCATACAGGGCCGGGAGCAACTCCGGGTAGCGGAATTCAAAACCGGCCTTGAGCAGCTTCCCAGGCAGCACGCGCCGGCTCTTGAGGATCAGCTCCGTCTCCGTGCGAAGAAAGAACGCGCCGGCTTCGAGCATCCACCGCGTCGCCGGCAGGCCGAACGGCGCGCCCGCCACCTCGCGAAACGCGCGCATCCACTCGTGGTTCGGCACCGGATTCGGACTCGCGAGATTCACCGGGCCGCCCAAGTCGTCGCGCCCGATGATGAACGCCACCGCGCGGCAGAAATCCTCCTCGTGCAACCACGAGACGAATTGTTCACCGCCGCCCATCCGCCCGCCGAGGCCAAGCCGCGCGAGGCGGCGGAGCACCGGGAACACGCTGTTGCGCCCAAGCCCGAGCGCGAGCGTTGTGCGCAGCGCGACGCGGCGCGTGTGCGGCGTCTTCGCAGCGTTCAACGCGGCCTCCCACGCATGGATGATCTCGAGCGAGAACGCGTCCTTCGCCTCCGCCGTCGCGGCGAAGTCCGTGCCCGACTCGTCCCACGCCGGGCCAAGCGTGTGACGGTAGATCGTGGCCGAACTCGCGTTGAGCCACACGCGCGGCGGTCGGTTGCAATTCGCGATGGCCTCGCCGATGGCGCGGGTCGGCTTCACGCGCGAATCCACGAGCAGCCGGCGGTTCGCCGCGGTGTAGCGGCAATCCACGCTCT is drawn from Verrucomicrobiota bacterium and contains these coding sequences:
- a CDS encoding TIGR01777 family protein — its product is MNRIILAGGSGFLGQALTRHFLARGWEVVVLTRRIEPAREGPVRQVAWDGETRGDWSRELDGAEAVINLAGKSVDCRYTAANRRLLVDSRVKPTRAIGEAIANCNRPPRVWLNASSATIYRHTLGPAWDESGTDFAATAEAKDAFSLEIIHAWEAALNAAKTPHTRRVALRTTLALGLGRNSVFPVLRRLARLGLGGRMGGGEQFVSWLHEEDFCRAVAFIIGRDDLGGPVNLASPNPVPNHEWMRAFREVAGAPFGLPATRWMLEAGAFFLRTETELILKSRRVLPGKLLKAGFEFRYPELLPALYDLNQRADP